One Primulina huaijiensis isolate GDHJ02 chromosome 5, ASM1229523v2, whole genome shotgun sequence DNA segment encodes these proteins:
- the LOC140976691 gene encoding uncharacterized protein, translating into MFLTRIFGRTLYAAAKSEASAAAAASKVPHNPLEEFFEADRNPEDDKPVVYGRSWKASELRLKCWDDLNKLWYVLLKEKNMLMTQRQMLNAQNLRFPNPERIPKVRKSMCRIKHVLTERALDEPDARRSVEMKRMINAL; encoded by the exons ATGTTTTTGACAAGGATATTTGGGAGGACTCTATATGCTGCTGCCAAATCTGAGGCTtcagctgctgctgctgcttctAAGGTTCCGCATAACCCTCTTGAGGAGTTCTTCGAAGCTGATAGGAACCCGGAGGATGATAAACCTGTTGTCTAtg GTAGGAGTTGGAAGGCTTCTGAACTGCGTCTCAAGTGTTGGGATGACCTTAACAAGCTCTGGTATGTCCTTCTGAAGGAAAAGAATATGTTGATGACTCAGCGGCAGATGCTTAATGCTCAAAACCTACGTTTTCCCAATCCGGAGCGTATCCCGAAG GTAAGAAAGTCAATGTGCCGGATCAAACATGTGCTGACCGAGAGAGCTCTTGACGAACCAGATGCTAGGAGGTCGGTAGAGATGAAAAGAATGATCAACGCCTTATAA
- the LOC140976688 gene encoding uncharacterized protein, which yields MHATLQPGDRSPKEVNTPSSTVQLKSGCDSGQNSETTFSAQVKGKKRDRADRGADSVRRERSSRANDEDYVQFKPGINLKSEIARITEKGGVTDVDGVEKLIQLMQSDRMERNRDLLYRSMLAGVMAATDKVECLDRFVQLRGLPVLDEWLQEIHKGKIGDGSNLKDGDRSVEEFVLVLLRALDKLPVDLHALQTCNIGRSVNHLRSHKNLEIQRKARSLVDMWKKRVEAEMNSIDTKSGSAQAISVWPSKSCLPEASHGGTKTPSSSDVALKSLATQNYALKTTSTRSSHGDSYIKSTTSSPGPLKSSSSPASGKESQPRVSPGGTSDVPLIREDRSSSSNQSNNCCQSFSGKEDGKSSSAGLLTVNKISTSTIRTRKNSGIHGVPVVGGQKETTTTRGSLAQKTTVLEKSQPSSTFGRAVEGLITEGSSHKLIVTISNRVRSPAHGVGGESLEDPALMSSRASSPTLLDKHERFEHTSKDKTDLWENDSKDLLTGSGEGAGSPVALPEEDRSVTTNDSRRPSEGPPKNKLKASMSQASSFSPMNALIESCAKYSGANSSLSLEDDVGMNLLASVATGEMSRSDLASPTDSTEISTPAVEENCGTYEEKSKSSPENYMPAVPSKFCIDAECDNKEQSALECSLVSEDGLHVPKKVSVKFTGDKECAPSLSPEGLRTREGSKHLDSSSLDSLKNIHHKLDTVEKSNIKTDTNSTENVMDGKFDEEIHEDTSRIIGFNGMLNRKTHKIKVIVMEEKTGTCMDEEGKSMTNIAGSKQLCEGDNKKVSSEGSSTGNDLRQKLAAMTVSGFSERENSEKLQQTACAENSVSKGADEINFGKTFGMDSKNFANKSEIPNFSKEVVRHADIERHSLATSCSGSDDSNNQKGANVESKKMLEHASPSERGCSMDHEAPQKVEVKGSKSSSIQTDEAQNRDSIVAEACSSAAGQTHTDPKIKFDLNEGFSADDGKYGEPGSLVSFGSTNVHIINSVPFSVNSISASNSASITVAAAAKGPFVPPGDLARSKRELGWKGSAATSAFRPAEPRKFLETAFGSTSNACSDASISKHGRIPLDFDLNVPDERILEEIAFRDSAVAICSTTGFVSNHATSLNESLSSMLVPGTGGLDLDLNRVDEATENAYCSTSNYQKGEGSIARIKSLGGLPTGDVWMDFDLNDGPIVDNASAEQFSIRKQVKGGIPSQLHPAGSGINIPGVGSSSSWFPPGNTYSTVTIPAILPDRGDPPFPVFPPGAPQRAFSPIGVTPLTHDVYRGSVLSSSPAVPFSSSPFQFSVFPFGTNPPLPSANFSVGTNSYVDSSSGPRLFAPPVNSQFLGQVGPVASQFQRPYVVNLPDGGSNGMLENRKWGRQGLDLNAGPGAMEEVREDSFTQHPVASAQVVEEEQARMYRLPGGISKRKEPEGGWDNESFRYKQFLWQ from the coding sequence ATGCATGCAACGTTGCAGCCTGGCGATCGATCTCCGAAGGAAGTTAATACTCCATCTTCGACTGTACAACTGAAGTCTGGTTGTGACAGTGGTCAAAATAGTGAGACAACTTTTTCTGCTCAAGTCAAGGGAAAGAAGAGGGACAGAGCTGATCGTGGTGCTGATTCTGTGAGAAGAGAACGTTCTTCTAGGGCCAATGATGAGGATTATGTTCAATTCAAACCTggaattaatttgaaatctgAGATAGCGCGAATAACTGAAAAAGGAGGGGTCACAGATGTGGATGGGGTTGAGAAACTGATCCAGCTAATGCAATCAGACAGGATGGAGAGAAACAGGGATTTGCTTTATCGATCCATGCTTGCAGGTGTAATGGCTGCTACTGACAAGGTTGAGTGCCTTGATCGGTTTGTGCAGCTCAGGGGTCTGCCTGTATTGGATGAATGGCTCCAGGAAATTCATAAAGGGAAGATTGGCGATGGTAGTAATTTGAAGGACGGTGATAGATCTGTCGAAGAATTTGTTTTGGTTTTGCTTCGTGCACTGGATAAACTACCTGTGGACCTACATGCCCTTCAAACGTGCAACATTGGTAGATCTGTGAATCATTTACGATCACATAAAAACTTAGAAATCCAGAGAAAGGCACGAAGTTTGGTTGATATGTGGAAAAAACGTGTTGAAGCGGAAATGAATAGTATTGACACAAAGTCTGGTTCAGCCCAGGCTATATCTGTTTGGCCTTCTAAATCATGCCTTCCAGAGGCATCACATGGGGGTACCAAAACTCCGAGTAGCTCTGATGTTGCCTTGAAAAGCTTAGCTACTCAGAATTATGCATTGAAAACCACTTCGACAAGGTCTTCACATGGGGATAGTTACATAAAATCTACAACGTCATCTCCTGGACCTTTGAAATCTTCTTCATCACCTGCATCTGGCAAGGAGAGCCAGCCTAGAGTTTCTCCTGGAGGCACTTCTGATGTCCCTCTAATCAGGGAGGACAGGAGTAGTAGTTCTAATCAATCTAATAATTGCTGTCAGTCTTTTTCAGGGAAGGAGGATGGGAAGAGCTCTTCTGCAGGTTTACTTACTGTTAACAAGATATCAACTAGCACTATTCGTACTCGAAAAAATAGTGGAATTCATGGGGTACCTGTTGTTGGAGGTCAGAAAGAAACTACCACTACCAGAGGTTCATTGGCACAAAAGACTACTGTTTTGGAGAAGTCTCAACCCTCTTCAACTTTTGGAAGGGCTGTTGAGGGGCTCATAACTGAAGGCAGCAGTCATAAGCTAATTGTCACAATATCAAACCGGGTACGGAGTCCTGCACATGGTGTCGGTGGAGAGTCTCTAGAAGATCCGGCCTTAATGAGCAGCCGAGCTTCTTCTCCAACACTTTTAGACAAGCATGAGCGGTTTGAGCACACTTCAAAGGACAAAACTGATTTGTGGGAAAACGACTCAAAAGATTTATTGACCGGGTCAGGAGAGGGTGCTGGTTCTCCTGTAGCTCTTCCTGAGGAAGATCGAAGTGTAACCACTAATGACTCCAGGAGACCAAGTGAAGGCCCCCCCAAAAATAAGTTGAAGGCATCAATGTCGCAAGCATCTTCTTTCAGCCCTATGAATGCTCTAATTGAGAGCTGTGCTAAATATTCTGGAGCAAATTCATCTTTGTCGCTTGAAGATGATGTTGGAATGAACTTGCTTGCCAGTGTGGCTACTGGAGAAATGTCAAGATCTGACTTGGCTTCACCTACTGATTCTACAGAAATAAGCACTCCAGCTGTTGAAGAGAACTGTGGCACATATGAGGAAAAATCCAAGTCTTCCCCTGAAAATTACATGCCAGCAGTTCCAAGTAAGTTTTGTATTGATGCTGAATGTGATAACAAGGAACAGTCTGCTTTAGAGTGTAGTTTAGTGTCTGAGGATGGATTGCATGTGCCTAAAAAAGTATCGGTTAAGTTTACTGGTGACAAAGAATGTGCTCCATCACTTTCTCCTGAAGGTTTACGAACCAGAGAGGGTAGCAAACACTTAGATTCTTCTAGCTTGGATTCACTGAAAAATATTCACCATAAGTTGGACACTGTTGAAAAGTCGAATATAAAGACAGATACCAATTCCACTGAGAATGTTATGGATGGCAAGTTCGATGAAGAAATTCATGAAGACACTTCCAGAATTATTGGTTTTAATGGTATGTTAAATCGTAAAACCCACAAAATTAAGGTGATTGTGATGGAGGAAAAGACTGGTACTTGTATGGATGAGGAAGGTAAATCAATGACTAATATTGCTGGGTCAAAACAATTGTGTGAAGGTGACAACAAAAAGGTTTCAAGTGAAGGATCAAGCACAGGAAATGATTTACGGCAGAAATTGGCCGCTATGACTGTTTCTGGATTTTCAGAAAGAGAGAATAGTGAAAAGCTACAACAAACTGCATGTGCTGAGAACTCAGTCTCAAAAGGTGCTGATGAAATCAACTTTGGAAAAACTTTCGGAATGGATTCTAAGAATTTCGCAAACAAGTCTGAAATTCCGAACTTCAGCAAGGAAGTAGTCAGACATGCAGATATTGAAAGGCACAGCTTGGCTACTTCATGTTCCGGATCTGATGATTCAAATAATCAGAAAGGCGCAAATGTTGAAAGTAAAAAAATGTTAGAACATGCATCACCTTCTGAGAGAGGGTGTAGTATGGATCATGAAGCTCCACAAAAGGTTGAGGTTAAAGGTTCCAAGTCTTCTAGCATTCAAACAGATGAGGCTCAGAATCGTGATTCTATTGTTGCAGAGGCTTGTTCCTCTGCTGCAGGGCAAACACATACAGACcccaaaataaagtttgatttaAATGAAGGTTTTAGTGCCGATGATGGGAAATATGGGGAGCCTGGCAGTTTAGTATCCTTTGGTTCCACAAATGTTCATATTATTAACTCAGTACCATTTTCTGTAAATTCCATCTCGGCCAGCAATTCTGCTTCCATTACTGTTGCTGCCGCTGCCAAAGGTCCCTTTGTTCCTCCAGGTGACTTAGCGAGAAGTAAACGAGAACTTGGGTGGAAGGGATCCGCTGCAACGAGCGCATTTCGGCCTGCTGAACCCAGAAAATTTCTTGAAACGGCATTTGGTTCAACGAGTAACGCTTGTTCTGATGCTTCAATAAGCAAACATGGTCGCATACCCTTGGATTTTGATCTAAATGTACCGGATGAGAGAATTCTTGAGGAAATAGCTTTTCGGGATTCTGCCGTGGCTATTTGTTCAACTACTGGTTTTGTAAGCAATCATGCTACTTCGCTGAATGAGTCACTGAGTTCTATGCTTGTTCCTGGCACTGGAGGGCTGGATCTAGATTTGAATAGGGTTGATGAAGCAACTGAAAATGCTTACTGCTCCACTAGCAACTATCAGAAAGGAGAGGGTTCCATTGCACGGATTAAATCTTTAGGTGGTTTACCTACTGGTGATGTTTGGATGGATTTTGATCTCAACGATGGGCCTATTGTTGATAATGCTAGTGCTGAACAGTTCTCGATCAGGAAGCAAGTCAAGGGTGGTATACCATCTCAATTGCATCCTGCAGGATCTGGAATTAACATCCCTGGGGTGGGAAGTTCCTCATCTTGGTTTCCACCTGGAAATACTTACTCAACAGTGACAATTCCTGCAATATTACCCGACCGAGGTGACCCGCCTTTTCCAGTTTTTCCTCCTGGTGCACCTCAGAGGGCTTTTTCTCCTATTGGTGTCACCCCACTGACTCATGATGTTTATCGAGGATCGGTTTTGTCATCATCTCCTGCAGTCCCTTTCTCATCTAGCCCTTTCCAGTTTTCCGTTTTTCCCTTTGGGACTAATCCTCCTCTACCTTCAGCCAACTTCTCAGTTGGAACAAATTCATATGTGGATTCCTCATCTGGTCCTAGGTTGTTTGCACCTCCTGTAAATTCACAGTTTCTGGGACAGGTTGGTCCTGTGGCATCCCAATTTCAAAGACCGTACGTAGTTAACCTTCCAGATGGTGGCAGCAATGGCATGTTGGAGAACAGAAAGTGGGGCAGACAGGGTCTGGATCTCAATGCAGGCCCTGGAGCTATGGAAGAAGTCCGGGAGGATTCATTCACACAACATCCTGTTGCCAGCGCACAAGTTGTAGAAGAGGAGCAAGCCCGGATGTATCGACTTCCAGGTGGTATTTCGAAGAGGAAGGAGCCCGAAGGTGGGTGGGACAACGAGAGTTttagatacaagcagtttttgTGGCAGTAG